In a genomic window of Plectropomus leopardus isolate mb chromosome 6, YSFRI_Pleo_2.0, whole genome shotgun sequence:
- the lsm1 gene encoding U6 snRNA-associated Sm-like protein LSm1, translated as MNYVPGTASLIDDIDKKHLVLLRDGRTLIGYLRSIDQFANLVFHQTVERIHVGKKFGDIPRGIFIVRGENVVLLGEIDVDKPCDTVLQQVSIEEILEEQRLQQQAKQETEKVKMQALKDRGLSIPKADNLDEY; from the exons ATGAATTACGTACCAGGCACGGCGAGCCTCATTGACGACATCGACA AGAAGCACCTGGTGCTGCTCCGAGATGGCAGGACGCTGATTGGTTACCTCAGAAGCATTGACCAGTTTG CAAATTTAGTTTTTCATCAGACAGTTGAGCGCATCCACGTGGGGAAAAAATTTGGTGACATCCCCAGAGGAATATTCATTGTGAGAGGAGAGAATGTGGTGCTGCTAGGAGAGATA GATGTGGATAAACCCTGTGACACAGTCCTGCAGCAGGTCTCCATCGAAGAGATTCTGGAGGAGCAGCGGTTGCAGCAGCAAGCCAAACAGGagacagaaaaagtcaaaatgcaaGCCCTGAAGGACCGAGGCCTTTCCATCCCCAAAGCCGATAACTTAGACGAATACTAA